The proteins below are encoded in one region of Plutella xylostella chromosome Z, ilPluXylo3.1, whole genome shotgun sequence:
- the LOC105396623 gene encoding probable cytochrome P450 305a1: protein MIAVVFALVVLALAAYIFNSVRKPKNFPPGPEWIPFFGCSSVVQNVTRKYGSQWKGFSELAKQYSTDVLGLKLGSELVVVVSGDKNIRQVFTEKEFEGRPDSFFIRLRCLGNRMGITFTDGPLWREHRQFTVKRLKNVGFGKTVMEKEIQNELQNIVGSIEENGNQPMNPRNMLASAVMNTLWKYAAGEKIEEDRLKLLLKLLSERSKAFSMAGGWLNQAPWIRFLAPELSGYDLIKSINEQLSSIIEEAIEKHKSKKVEGDDFIYSFLNEMQEKKDSFTEMQLKTVCLDLLIAGSQTTSNVLEFSLLTLLRNQKLQERIFNEIDNAIGNETPCWADSERLVFTSAFLLEIQRYYTIVPLAGPRRVLANTNIDGYSVPKECTVLIALRDLHFDPRIWDKPNDFNPERFIDERGTLKNIEHLYPFGLGRRRCPGDALAKSFIFIIFVGIVQKYKICLSNGTLPSAEPVFGLISAPNAFSANFIPRKQTL from the exons ATGATAGCAGTGGTATTTGCATTGGTGGTGCTGGCATTAGCTGCTTACATATTCAACAGTGTCAGAAAACCGAAAAACTTTCCACCAG GTCCAGAATGGATACCATTTTTTGGATGCAGCAGTGTCGTTCAAAATGTGACTAGAAAATATGGTTCGCAATGGAAGGGATTTTCGGAACTAGCTAAACAGTACTCCACGGATGTGTTGGGCTTGAAACTAGGAAGTGAATTAGTTGTGGTCGTTTCCGGTGACAAAAACATACGACAGGTGTTCACTGAAAAGGAGTTCGAGGGAAGGCCCGACAGCTTCTTTATTAGGCTAAGGTGCCTTGGAAACCGTATGG GTATAACCTTCACTGATGGGCCATTATGGAGGGAGCACAGGCAGTTTACAGTGAAAAGATTAAAAAATGTGGGTTTTGGTAAAACTGTAATGGAGAAAGAAATCCAAAATGAATTGCAGAATATAGTTGGCAGTATAGAAGAAAATGGCAATCAACCAATGAATCCTAGAAATATGTTGGCATCTGCTGTTATGAACACATTATGGAAATATGCTGcag GTGAAAAAATCGAAGAAGACCGATTAAAACTTCTCTTGAAATTGCTCAGCGAGCGGTCAAAAGCGTTTTCCATGGCTGGGGGCTGGTTGAACCAAGCACCGTGGATACGGTTTTTAGCTCCAGAACTTAGTGGATACGACCTTATTAAGAGTATAAACGAACAGCTTTCTAGCATCATTGag GAAGCGATTGAAAAGCACAAGAGTAAAAAAGTGGAAGGGGACGACTTCATTTATTCGTTTTTGAATGAAATGCAAGAGAAGAAGGATTCGTTTACTG AAATGCAGCTTAAGACGGTTTGTTTAGATTTACTCATAGCAGGCTCACAAACAACCAGCAATGTATTGGAATTTTCTCTGTTAACATTACTGCGCAACCAGAAACTGCAAGAGCGAATATTCAATGAAATCGATAATGCCATTGGCAATGAAACTCCATGTTGGGCCGACAGTGAACG ATTGGTTTTCACTTCTGCGTTTTTATTGGAAATACAACGCTACTATACAATAGTGCCGCTTGCTGGACCTCGTCGGGTGCTAGCCAATACAAATATTGATGGTTATTCTGTACCAAAGGAATGTACAGTTTTAATAGCTCTCAGAGATTTGCACTTCGACCCTAGGATTTGGGATAAGCCTAATGACTTCAACCCAGAACGTTTTATAGATGAAAGGGGAACACTCAAAAATATAGAGCACCTGTACCCGTTCGGACTAG GTCGACGACGGTGCCCAGGAGATGCGTTAGcgaaatcatttatttttataattttcgtcgGAATAGTTCAGAAATACAAAATTTGTTTGAGCAACGGAACGCTGCCTTCCGCTGAACCAGTATTCGGTCTCATATCTGCACCAAATGCTTTTAGCGCCAATTTTATTCCAAGGAAGCAAACGTTGTAA